From a region of the Euwallacea similis isolate ESF13 chromosome 3, ESF131.1, whole genome shotgun sequence genome:
- the tou gene encoding bromodomain adjacent to zinc finger domain protein 2B isoform X1 has protein sequence MDKENGKANESPSGSSKVSNVQDPAALLDAASLFGAYWPRGDANAANLFAAAGGFGLPPHAATALPFGMLPPAASSQSTRGGSASSSASSLPPNYPAVSSTSSTPGAAAAAAAAYSNAAYSNTLSVAASQAASLGMPAASAAWWSMASHLAAQDYLARLQASGLNFPMGGPDPYAALGLPSLTSMQQQQHKSKGSSSKSISRSSSSSSAKDKISSVGSSSSLKMDHNAKVNSGLSVSKSSTNNSMKYSPPSGLTIQPSLKLPSNSSGASERARKSNVSGDLGYLSKLDNKQKSGSSAGVKPVLDSPNLFSNPLSLASSQDKSGGLNSAGMPNSVNSVAGLPASILSAALEGSSDPNSILGGVRLPPDTEIIKYTSSIVGPKVPGTTNRGRKKTISLDPPSVSVLPSSGGGIYLDRGSKRPKFNQEDITPPDTPSSDRVEVIKLPATNGSPSGISSYSSTGETSGEAPLNLSLKPTATANSGTSSSLNSLSNMSANIGSDRISRRKPGPKPRRVVPMDSTPPPTTPPSTFSQFYPGAESPRPPSRNEGSDGGSSTSSTSAPTSSGGNTLLPNHKEGRPRNLGRGVSKPKKNTVASLLAQSRALGIKPVPMLDPNASMNQQMNLLKSNILAAQQYISEAGGDEKALNKFLQERFKGALSDGSTVDASDSDNLSDSNPTDSEVETDSAPPLLNKRQKQYDERLLRVPLEKGWRRETIIRGVTKNGGIKGDVTYAAPDSSNKFKQMSDVTQYLEYQKTTDLTKDNFTFSCRVIIGDYLQPVPPEMQTDGNEFIYLTEEDVTKRLEELRAAMRTSLPVEQRIEMARKQQAARAAARIDREQQKLVRELERSERQEAARREKEARSQQILEAKRRRQEEAEKQKQEDHQRKQQERELKRQQAAMLKEQIYIQEINKQREMLYTVELEKERRRQHLALIKAMENRRKMEEKERRKQQLMAEKQANKEKKLEQRKADLEILTELRKPCEDLELQNQKALPEFERISGLKLPGRAFADALMVFEFLHNFGETLGFDMESLPTLDSLQQALMSSENCYEAEEELFSVMTHLLVCAIEDPGIPHPARHTTVLGQSLRQADITPSNLSEILRIYLYANATGEVKALTGVHFERDRERRIADHHQTEEEMHQTITGKNSHYYELLHDNTTYKMSDLLKDKPFMALSPTDKAAILAYICNELLQNKAVLRQIDSSMSTMIEHKRDKWLLDQKIRKLKVLHNRKVKTEALEKSHEDGTADSPHTLHKDDHELLDEEEHEMSDNESVGTQPEEEEDAKLSGEELAKKLEKHIQTSENHLTSSNLASSQLRAVTFGEDRFFRRYWSLPKSGGIFIEAMESAEPEQFAEQLDHREVITNGIMMISSLNDLNNVMQNVEKIMDHTADKEVSNIVEKQENETPERAVENGEINDKTEGNLEQLQKSVDDLVQSLEKEQKESMKLKATVKSENHCDSISNRKFNLFERLGQCMERENKTEEDLKADVKAEVKEELKNEILKELKQEIKPELIKSEFEEGEEVKWFSILQKDGVTCDEIHLSTGNKWENGVCLGDSKVPVFPPPGTNANYHHNCESPAPLQMTSEESAQLEHIKKYGKPAVANKKTVPLEKRYGWWRMMSLDQLRELLDNLHVRGVRERELKRSFLLTMQQMYNKGKLVIEEGNPELTNLVAESIEGVCMVAEGAPMPYEAGWWSKAIAHRVDMFLLEQVEALEDKVASASLQVKGWKVPERENVDVPYGEVIETIKDKLASLELNIERRYLKPPLGTNPGFRSSTGGAQDPHQQPTEAAATSPITSATSTPITQPPAGSSQCPTGTTSSSTSTTSDDIPKGLATWREAVHRATTSAQLAMSLYALESSIAWDKSIMKAVSDQAEFSLLNARKYNTNLSNCQFCHSGDNEDKLLLCDSCDRGYHTYCFKPKMENIPDGDWYCHECMNKATSERNCIVCGKKISMAGTRLLVCEICPRAYHTDCIQPQIHKVPRGKWYCSNCISKKPPKKTVKKPKTSNRESESSDQPPASPTPSHSSVTTNEDLPTTNCSLGSDVSIVSNTSTIAPENSPSALAAKKEKEKEKAQKRLMKELAPCRVILDDLECHDDAWPFLLPVNTKQFPTYKKIIKVPMDLSTIKKRLQDLVYKSREDFCADVRQIFNNCETFNEDDSPVGKAGHCMRQFFEARWTELCSNHS, from the exons ATGGATAAGGAAAATGGAAAGGCCAACGAGAGTCCTTCCGGTTCGAGCAAGGTGTCCAACGTGCAAGACCCAGCTGCTTTACTCGATGCTGCCAGTTTATTCGGag CTTATTGGCCTAGAGGCGATGCGAATGCCGCCAACTTGTTCGCAGCAGCGGGCGGTTTCGGTTTACCGCCCCATGCTGCCACTGCCCTTCCCTTCGGAATGCTGCCTCCAGCCGCTTCCTCGCAGTCTACGAGAGGCGGCAGTGCTTCGTCCTCAGCTTCAAGCTTGCCGCCCAATTACCCCGCAGTTTCATCGACCTCTTCGACTCCGGGGGCAGCAGCTGCAGCCGCCGCCGCCTACAGCAACGCGGCCTACTCCAACACGTTATCGGTGGCGGCAAGTCAGGCGGCTAGCTTAGGGATGCCCGCTGCAA GTGCCGCTTGGTGGTCGATGGCATCCCACTTAGCCGCCCAAGACTACCTCGCCCGTCTTCAAGCGTCCGGCTTGAACTTTCCAATGGGAGGGCCGGATCCTTATGCTGCCCTAGGACTTCCCTCACTGACTTCCATGCAACAGCAACAGCACAAGTCCAAAGGCTCCTCTTCAAAGTCCATTTCGAGGTCCAGTTCCTCGAGCAGTGCAAAGGACAAGATCTCCTCCGTTGGAAGTTCCTCCTCCCTGAAGATGGACCACAATGCCAAGGTCAATTCTGGGCTCAGTGTGAG cAAATCTTCAACAAACAATTCCATGAAGTACTCGCCGCCCTCAGGCCTGACGATACAACCGAGTTTGAAGCTGCCTTCGAACTCGTCCGGGGCGAGTGAGCGAGCACGTAAATCGAATGTTAGTGGCGATTTGGGCTACTTGAGCAAGCTtgacaataaacaaaaaagtggtAGCAGTGCGGGAGTGAAACCTGTCTTGGATTCTCCCAATTTGTTCTCGAACCCTTTGAGTCTGGCCAGCAGTCAGGACAAAAGTGGCGGCTTAAATAGTGCCGGCATGCCGAATTCCGTCAATAGTGTTGCAGGATTACCCGCCAGCATTCTCAG CGCTGCCCTGGAGGGAAGTAG TGATCCTAATTCAATTTTGGGTGGTGTTAGGTTGCCACCCGACACCGAAATCATCAAGTACACATCGTCGATAGTGGGCCCCAAAGTGCCCGGCACGACCAACAGGGGCCGAAAGAAAACCATCTCTCTCGACCCCCCTTCGGTTAGCGTACTGCCGTCGAGTGGGGGAGGGATCTACCTGGATCGTGGGTCGAAAAGACCTAAATTCAAT CAGGAAGATATAACCCCTCCAGACACGCCATCCTCAGACCGCGTGGAAGTCATTAAACTGCCCGCTACTAATGGTAGTCCCTCGGGGATTTCTTCTTATAGCTCCACAGGAGAAACCTCTGGCGAAGCTCCCTTGAATCTCTCCCTCAAACCCACCGCGACGGCCAATAGCGGAACCAGCTCCTCACTTAATTCTCTAAGCAATATGAGTGCCAACATAGGGTCTGATCGAATAT CTCGCCGAAAACCGGGGCCCAAACCACGGCGAGTCGTTCCCATGGACTCTACTCCTCCCCCCACCACTCCTCCTAGTACTTTCAGCCAGTTCTACCCCGGAGCCGAATCTCCGCGTCCTCCAAGCAGAAACGAAGGTTCGGACGGTGGTAGTTCTACCTCATCTACATCAGCTCCGACGTCATCAGGCGGCAATACTCTCTTACCCAATCATAAAGAGGGACGACCGAGGAACCTAGGGAGAGGTGTTAGCAAGCCCAAGAAGAACACTGTGGCCTCACTGCTGGCTCAAAGCAGGGCTTTAG GTATCAAGCCGGTACCGATGTTGGACCCTAACGCTTCTATGAACCAGCAAATGAACCTACTGAAGTCGAATATTTTGGCGGCACAGCAGTACATTTCGGAAGCGGGAGGTGACGAGAAGGccctaaataaatttctacAGGAGAGATTCAAAGGGGCACTAAGTGACGGCAGTACGGTCGACGCGTCGGACTCCGATAACCTATCTGACTCGAATCCCACTGATTCAGAAGTGGAGACCGACTCGGCACCTCCGCTTCTCAATAAGAGACAGAAGCAGTACGATGAGCGGCTGTTAAGGGTGCCGCTAGAGAAAG GTTGGAGGAGGGAGACGATAATTAGAGGTGTAACGAAGAACGGGGGCATCAAGGGAGATGTGACTTATGCGGCGCCTGACTCCTCGAATAAGTTCAAGCAAATGTCTGATGTTACGCAATACTTGGAGTACCAGAAGACCACGGATCTGACTAAGGATAACTTTACGTTCAGTTGTCGAGTTATTATCGGCGACTATTTGCAGCCGGTACCTCCGGAGATGCAAACGGACGGCAAcgaattcatttatttaactgAAGAAGACGTAACTAAAAG ACTGGAAGAATTAAGAGCCGCCATGCGAACAAGTTTACCTGTAGAACAACGAATAGAAATGGCGAGAAAACAACAAGCGGCTAGGGCCGCTGCCAGAATCGATAGGGAACAGCAAAAATTGGTGAGGGAGCTTGAGCGGAGCGAAAGGCAAGAGGCGGCCCGCCGAGAGAAAGAGGCGAGATCTCAACAAATACTAGAG GCCAAGCGACGACGACAAGAGGAGGCTGAGAAACAGAAGCAGGAAGACCATCAAAGGAAGCAACAG GAGAGAGAACTCAAAAGACAACAGGCAGCAATGCTGAAAGAACAA ATCTACATACAGGAGATCAATAAACAGCGAGAAATGCTCTACACTGTCGAGCTG GAGAAAGAACGAAGGCGGCAACACTTGGCCCTGATCAAAGCCATGGAGAACCGCAGGAAGATGGAGGAGAAAGAGCGCAGAAAGCAACAACTCATGGCTGAGAAGCAGGCGAATAAAGAGAAAAAGCTAGAGCAAAGGAAAGCAGATTTGGAGATCCTCACGGAACTGCGGAAACCTTGCGAAGACCTGGAATTGCAAAATCAGAAAGCTCTTCCTGAATTCGAGCGCATTTCAGGTTTGAAGCTGCCTGGAAGGGCTTTTGCGGATGCGTTGATGGTCTTCGAGTTCCTGCACAACTTTGGAGAAACTCTGGGTTTTGACATGGAATCATTGCCCACGTTGGACTCCCTGCAGCAGGCCTTAATGTCCAGTGAGAACTGCTACGAGGCCGAAGAAGAGCTGTTCTCTGTGATGACTCATTTGCTGGTGTGCGCTATTGAAGACCCGGGAATTCCTCATCCTGCCAGACACACCACTGTTCTCGGCCAAAGCTTGAGGCAAGCCGACATCACTCCTTCCAATCTCTCTGAGATTTTGCGTATTTATTTGTACGCCAATGCCACTGGAGAGGTCAAAGCGTTGACCGGCGTTCATTTCGAGAGAGATCGTGAAAGAAGGATTGCGGACCACCATCAAACTGAGGAGGAGATGCATCAGACCATCACAGGGAAAAACAGCCATTATTATGAACTCCTGCATGACAACACCACGTATAAAATGTCAGATTTATTGAAGGATAAGCCGTTTATGGCTCTATCGCCCACTGATAAAGCTGCTATTTTGGCCTATATTTGCAACGAGTTGCTACAGAATAAGGCGGTATTGAGGCAAATTGACAGCTCCATGTCCACGATGATAGAACACAAGAGGGATAAGTGGTTGCTAGATCAAAAGATTAGAAAGCTGAAAGTACTGCATAATCGGAAAGTTAAAACTGAGGCCTTGGAGAAGTCGCACGAGGATGGTACTGCGGATTCTCCTCACACGTTACATAAGGACGATCATGAGTTGCTCGATGAGGAGGAGCACGAGATGAGTGATAATGAGAGCGTGGGCACTCAGCCTGAAGAGGAGGAAGATGCCAAATTGTCCGGAGAGGAGTTGGCGAAGAAACTGGAGAAGCACATTCAGACTTCTGAAAATCATCTTACTTCGAGCAATTTAGCTAGTTCTCAATTACGGGCGGTGACATTCGGAGAAGACCGGTTCTTCCGAAGATACTGGTCTCTTCCGAAATCTGGAGGCATTTTCATCGAGGCTATGGAATCCGCGGAACCAGAACAATTTGCGGAACAATTGGACCATAGGGAGGTGATCACCAACGGTATTATGATGATAAG cAGCCTGAATGATCTCAACAACGTCATGCAGAACGTGGAAAAGATAATGGACCACACGGCCGATAAGGAAGTGAGCAATATTGTGGAAAAACAAGAGAACGAAACTCCCGAGAGGGCAGTTGAAAACGGGGAAATTAACGACAAAACCGAGGGTAATTTGGAGCAGCTGCAGAAGAGCGTGGATGACTTGGTACAAAGCCTGGAAAAAGAGCAGAAAGAGTCCATGAAGCTAAAAGCAACTGTTAAAAGCGAAAACCATTGCGATTCTATTTCCaacagaaaattcaatttattcgAACGTCTGGGGCAATGCATGGAGCGGGAGAACAAAACCGAGGAAGATTTAAAGGCGGATGTTAAAGCTGAGGTAAAGGAAGAACTGAAGAACGAAATCCTCAAAGAACTGAAACAGGAAATTAAACCAGAGCTCATAAAATCGGAGTTCGAAGAGGGGGAAGAGGTCAAGTGGTTCAGCATTTTGCAAAAAGACGGAGTCACCTGTGACGAAATCCATTTGTCAACTGGAAATAAGTGGGAGAATGGCGTTTGTCTCGGCGACTCCAAAGTGCCAGTGTTTCCTCCTCCAGGTACCAACGCCAACTATCACCACAACTGCGAAAGCCCTGCACCGCTCCAAATGACGTCGGAGGAGAGTGCTCAATTGGAgcatatcaaaaaatatggtAAGCCTGCCGTGGCCAATAAGAAAACAGTGCCCTTAGAGAAGCGCTACGGTTGGTGGAGGATGATGAGCCTGGATCAACTGAGAGAGTTACTGGACAATTTGCACGTCAGGGGAGTTCGGGAGAGGGAGTTAAAGCGCAGCTTCTTGTTGACCATGCAACAGATGTACAACAAGGGGAAGTTAGTCATCGAGGAGGGGAATCCGGAGTTGACAAATTTGGTGGCGGAGAGTATAGAAGGGGTCTGCATGGTGGCCGAAGGGGCGCCGATGCCCTACGAAGCTGGATGGTGGAGCAAAGCAATTGCACATCGGGTGGATATGTTCTTGCTAGAACAG GTGGAAGCTTTGGAGGATAAGGTGGCGAGCGCCAGCTTACAAGTTAAAGGTTGGAAAGTGCCCGAAAGGGAGAACGTCGATGTTCCTTACGGAGAAgtaattgaaacaattaagGACAAATTGGCCTCACTGGAACTCAATATCGAAAGGCGCTATTTGAAGCCTCCACTGGGAACTAA tcCGGGTTTCCGCTCAAGTACCGGTGGCGCCCAAGACCCGCACCAACAACCAACCGAAGCTGCCGCCACCTCACCCATTACGTCCGCAACATCGACCCCTATAACTCAACCCCCTGCCGGTTCGTCCCAATGTCCAACCGGAACTACCAGCAGTTCCACGTCCACAACATCAGACGATATCCCCAAAGGTCTGGCCACATGGCGGGAAGCAGTGCATCGCGCGACGACGTCTGCACAGTTAGCCATGTCCCTATACGCGCTGGAGTCGTCCATCGCCTGGGACAAAAGCATCATGAAAGCTGTGAGCGATCAGGCCGAATTTAGCTTACTGAACGCCCGCAAATATAACACGAATCTCAGT aaCTGCCAATTTTGCCATAGCGGAGACAACGAGGACAAGCTGCTGCTGTGCGATAGCTGTGACCGGGGCTATCACACCTACTGTTTCAAgccaaaaatggaaaacattcCTGATGGCGACTG GTACTGTCATGAGTGTATGAACAAAGCAACGAGCGAACGCAATTGCATCGTTTGCGGTAAAAAGATTTCCATGGCTGGCACGAGACTGCTCGTGTGTGAAATATGCCCTCGCGCATATCATACAGACTGCATTCAGCCTCAGATCCACAAAGTTCCTCGCGGAAAATGGTACTGTTCGAATTGCATCTCCAAGAAACCCCCCAAGAAGACTGTCAAAAAGCCCAAGACCTCGAATAGGGAGAGCGAATCCTCTGACCAGCCACCTGCGAG CCCCACACCCTCGCACAGCTCAGTGACCACCAACGAAGACCTGCCGACAACGAATTGCAGCCTAGGTAGCGACGTTTCGATCGTTTCCAACACCAGCACGATAGCCCCCGAAAACTCGCCCTCTGCTCTCGCCGCTAAAAAGGAAAAGGAGAAGGAAAAGGCGCAGAAACGTTTGATGAAGGAGCTGGCGCCCTGCAGGGTCATCCTAGACGATTTGGAATGCCACGACGACGCGTGGCCTTTCCTGCTGCCGGTTAATACCAAACAGTTCCCCACAtacaagaaaattattaaggtGCCCATGGATCTGTCTACGATCAAGAAGAGGTTACAGGATTTGGT TTACAAATCTAGAGAAGATTTTTGCGCGGATGTGCGTCAAATCTTCAACAATTGTGAGACGTTCAACGAGGACGACAGCCCGGTGGGCAAAGCCGGCCACTGCATGCGCCAGTTCTTCGAGGCCCGATGGACGGAGCTTTGCTCGAACCACAGTTGA